A DNA window from Clostridia bacterium contains the following coding sequences:
- the rplJ gene encoding 50S ribosomal protein L10: MSAALEEKKQLVEEIKSKISDAKSVVIVDYKGLTVFQDTELRKTLREANVEYRVLKNRLVQKAFNELGYTDFDEALNGPTAVAFANGDPVAPAKILLESADKYKKMEIKCGMIEGSYITVDGVKELATLPPKEVLVAKLLGTLEAPISGLARVLNETIAGLARVLNAIAEK; this comes from the coding sequence ATGTCAGCAGCATTGGAAGAGAAAAAGCAGCTTGTCGAAGAGATCAAATCCAAGATAAGCGACGCGAAGTCCGTCGTCATCGTGGACTATAAGGGTCTCACCGTTTTCCAAGACACCGAGCTCCGTAAGACGCTCCGCGAAGCGAACGTCGAATATCGCGTCCTCAAAAACAGGCTCGTCCAAAAAGCTTTCAACGAACTCGGCTATACCGATTTCGACGAAGCGTTGAACGGACCGACCGCCGTTGCTTTTGCGAACGGGGATCCCGTGGCTCCCGCCAAGATCCTTCTCGAAAGCGCGGATAAGTACAAAAAGATGGAGATCAAGTGCGGAATGATCGAAGGCTCCTATATCACCGTTGACGGTGTAAAAGAGCTCGCGACCTTGCCGCCGAAAGAAGTTCTCGTCGCCAAACTCCTCGGTACCCTCGAAGCGCCGATCAGCGGTCTTGCCAGAGTGCTTAACGAGACGATCGCCGGACTTGCCAGAGTTCTTAACGCGATCGCGGAGAAGTAA
- the rplK gene encoding 50S ribosomal protein L11, whose amino-acid sequence MAKKVTAVVKLQLPAGKATPGPPVGSTLGPHGINLPGFVKEFNDKTADKIGLVIPVVMTIYNDRSFSFITKTPPAPVLIKKACGIESGSAKPNKEKVAKLTKAQVKEIAELKMPDLNAASLEAAMSMIAGTARSMGITVED is encoded by the coding sequence ATGGCAAAGAAAGTAACAGCAGTAGTTAAATTGCAACTCCCCGCCGGTAAAGCCACCCCGGGACCGCCGGTCGGTTCCACGCTCGGCCCGCACGGCATCAACCTCCCCGGCTTCGTTAAAGAATTTAACGACAAGACGGCGGATAAGATCGGTCTCGTGATTCCGGTCGTCATGACCATTTATAACGATCGTTCTTTCTCCTTCATCACCAAGACCCCTCCGGCACCTGTGCTTATCAAGAAAGCTTGCGGGATCGAGAGCGGTTCGGCGAAACCGAATAAGGAAAAGGTCGCGAAACTCACCAAGGCGCAAGTCAAGGAGATCGCGGAGCTGAAAATGCCCGACTTGAACGCGGCTTCTTTGGAAGCGGCTATGAGCATGATCGCCGGAACGGCGCGCAGCATGGGCATCACCGTTGAGGACTAA
- the secE gene encoding preprotein translocase subunit SecE: MKGATKTAPKKPNIFKRMGKGIKEIISELKKVSWPTFGKVMAETGIVLVVVLFFLLIILGFDSLLSWLFTLLVK, translated from the coding sequence ATGAAAGGTGCTACTAAGACGGCTCCCAAAAAGCCCAATATCTTCAAAAGGATGGGTAAGGGCATCAAGGAGATCATTTCCGAGCTTAAAAAGGTTAGCTGGCCGACGTTCGGTAAGGTTATGGCGGAAACGGGTATCGTTCTCGTCGTCGTTCTGTTCTTCCTTTTGATCATCCTCGGTTTTGACAGCTTGCTTTCTTGGCTCTTTACTCTGTTGGTGAAATAA
- the rplA gene encoding 50S ribosomal protein L1 yields the protein MKVSKRFKEASALVERNKIYDSVEAMALAVKTASAKFDESVELHVKLGVDSKHADQQVRGVVVLPNGTGKTVKVLVIAKGDKADEALAAGADIVGAEEIIAKIQKDNWFDFDVCITTPDMMGMVGRIARLLGPKGLMPNPKSGTVTMDVQKAVKEVKAGKVEYRLDKTNIIHVAVGKVSFGAEKLHENFATVMDAIIKAKPSTAKGTYLRSVSVSTTMGPGIKVSYAKANS from the coding sequence ATGAAAGTTAGCAAGAGATTTAAAGAGGCTTCTGCCTTGGTTGAAAGAAACAAGATCTACGACAGCGTCGAGGCAATGGCTCTCGCCGTCAAGACCGCGAGCGCGAAGTTCGACGAGTCCGTCGAATTACACGTCAAGCTCGGTGTCGACAGCAAGCACGCGGATCAACAAGTCCGTGGCGTCGTCGTCCTCCCGAACGGAACCGGTAAAACCGTCAAAGTCCTCGTCATCGCGAAGGGCGACAAGGCGGACGAAGCTCTCGCCGCAGGCGCGGATATCGTCGGCGCGGAAGAGATCATCGCGAAGATCCAAAAGGATAACTGGTTCGATTTCGACGTCTGTATCACCACGCCCGATATGATGGGTATGGTCGGTCGTATCGCTCGTTTGCTCGGCCCGAAAGGCTTGATGCCGAACCCGAAGAGCGGCACCGTCACGATGGACGTTCAAAAGGCTGTCAAAGAAGTCAAAGCCGGTAAAGTCGAATACAGACTCGACAAGACCAACATCATTCACGTCGCGGTCGGTAAGGTCAGTTTCGGCGCGGAAAAGCTTCATGAGAACTTCGCGACCGTTATGGACGCGATCATCAAAGCGAAGCCGAGCACCGCGAAAGGAACCTATCTCCGCTCGGTCAGCGTCTCCACGACGATGGGCCCCGGCATCAAAGTCAGCTACGCGAAAGCAAATTCCTGA
- the rplI gene encoding 50S ribosomal protein L9 — protein sequence MKVVLTADVKNKGKKGDIVNVNDGYAMNFLIPKGLAVAASASAVNETNQKKAAEIARKEKELAAAQAAAEKLNMATVTIYVKCGESGKLFGSVTSKEIADELKKQGYEVEKKNILLEDPIRKLGRQTVEVKLYVGVRTKINVVVAEDK from the coding sequence ATGAAAGTCGTTTTAACTGCGGACGTAAAGAATAAAGGCAAAAAAGGCGATATCGTAAACGTGAACGACGGATACGCGATGAACTTCCTGATCCCGAAAGGGCTGGCGGTCGCGGCTTCCGCATCCGCGGTGAACGAAACCAATCAAAAGAAAGCGGCGGAGATCGCGAGAAAAGAAAAAGAGCTCGCGGCGGCGCAGGCTGCGGCGGAAAAGCTCAATATGGCGACCGTTACGATCTACGTCAAATGCGGAGAAAGCGGGAAGCTTTTCGGCAGCGTGACGAGCAAGGAGATCGCGGACGAGCTTAAAAAGCAGGGCTACGAAGTGGAGAAAAAGAATATTCTGCTCGAAGATCCCATTCGCAAGCTCGGCAGGCAGACGGTCGAAGTAAAGCTGTACGTCGGCGTTCGGACGAAGATCAACGTCGTCGTCGCGGAAGATAAATAA
- the nusG gene encoding transcription termination/antitermination protein NusG: protein MDNNIEVLEDKIAERAAQAKWYVLHTYSTYELAVRDNILKMVENNGLQEWIFDVVVPMEEEIVETKTKRKTVLKKKFPTYAFIKMIYSDKVYYMVTHIHGVTGFVGAGGRPEALSAEEVRRNGLEKVKAEDLGLKVGDQVRIISGAFESYFGELSEIDFEHGIVKVVLSMFGKPTPIELEFNQVEKA from the coding sequence ATGGATAACAATATCGAAGTGTTAGAGGATAAGATCGCGGAACGCGCGGCGCAAGCGAAGTGGTACGTTCTTCATACCTATTCGACCTACGAGCTCGCCGTTCGCGACAATATTCTCAAAATGGTGGAGAATAACGGTTTGCAGGAGTGGATCTTCGACGTCGTCGTCCCGATGGAAGAAGAGATCGTCGAGACCAAGACCAAGCGCAAGACCGTCCTCAAAAAGAAGTTCCCCACGTACGCGTTTATTAAAATGATCTATTCCGATAAGGTCTATTATATGGTAACGCATATCCACGGTGTGACGGGTTTCGTCGGCGCCGGCGGCAGACCCGAAGCGCTCAGCGCGGAAGAAGTCAGAAGAAACGGACTCGAAAAGGTCAAGGCGGAAGATCTCGGCTTGAAAGTCGGCGATCAGGTCCGCATCATCTCGGGCGCGTTCGAGAGCTATTTCGGAGAGCTTTCCGAGATCGATTTCGAGCACGGCATCGTCAAAGTCGTCCTTTCGATGTTCGGTAAACCCACGCCGATCGAGCTGGAATTCAATCAAGTCGAAAAGGCGTAA
- a CDS encoding DUF1540 domain-containing protein, with product MKGLRCGTSNCEHNECERCMAGIIDIGPNGVCKSKIKRDGGELSQIFANYEAAPEVDVLDNVDTVVQCAADCIFNVNSMCGLEAINVEDGLVKTKCMTRKRT from the coding sequence ATGAAAGGATTGAGATGCGGCACGAGTAACTGCGAACATAACGAATGCGAACGATGCATGGCGGGAATCATCGACATCGGACCGAACGGCGTCTGCAAAAGCAAAATCAAGAGAGACGGCGGCGAACTCTCGCAGATCTTCGCGAATTACGAAGCCGCGCCCGAAGTCGACGTCCTCGATAACGTCGACACCGTCGTCCAATGCGCGGCGGATTGTATTTTCAACGTGAACAGCATGTGCGGACTGGAAGCGATCAACGTCGAGGACGGTCTCGTCAAGACCAAGTGTATGACGAGGAAACGAACCTGA
- the rpmG gene encoding 50S ribosomal protein L33 produces the protein MAAKKENRTKITLACTECKQRNYNDYKNKKNTPDRIELMKYCPFCKKHTLHKESK, from the coding sequence ATGGCAGCGAAAAAAGAAAATCGCACGAAGATTACTCTTGCCTGCACGGAGTGCAAGCAGCGCAATTATAACGATTACAAGAACAAGAAGAACACTCCCGACAGAATCGAACTCATGAAGTACTGTCCGTTCTGCAAGAAACACACCCTTCACAAAGAAAGCAAATAA
- the rplL gene encoding 50S ribosomal protein L7/L12 has translation MADIEKMIEEIKGMTVLEISKLVKALEEEFGVSAAAPVAVAAAPAAGGAAAPAAEEKTEFTVVLKAAGANKIAVIKAVRELTGLGLAEAKGLVDGAPKAVKENVSKEECDKAVEALKAAGAEIEIK, from the coding sequence ATGGCAGATATCGAAAAGATGATTGAAGAAATTAAAGGAATGACCGTTCTTGAAATCAGCAAGCTCGTCAAGGCTCTCGAAGAAGAGTTCGGCGTGTCCGCTGCGGCTCCCGTCGCTGTTGCCGCTGCTCCCGCTGCGGGCGGAGCTGCTGCTCCCGCTGCGGAAGAGAAGACCGAGTTCACCGTTGTCTTGAAGGCTGCGGGCGCGAACAAGATCGCGGTTATCAAAGCGGTTCGTGAGCTCACCGGTCTCGGACTTGCCGAAGCGAAAGGTCTCGTCGACGGCGCTCCCAAGGCTGTCAAAGAGAACGTCAGCAAAGAAGAGTGCGACAAGGCTGTCGAGGCTCTCAAAGCCGCGGGTGCCGAAATCGAAATCAAGTAA